A window from Herbaspirillum sp. meg3 encodes these proteins:
- a CDS encoding MAC/perforin domain-containing protein — protein MHTESTQKSNSGDAIESIPGYALVGYGFDIFKAYDQNSIIKALFKIGDKGGSSITLGDKSYAVPENISHIPTVGKVGNTYLFSSREKVQKHFSTKADIEASAFGFSGHIEASYSHTSKSNQDYFYALTETSSTAYSLSLRDDSEEMLTDSFAKEMKKLPKKFTPENQNTFFAFFRKHGSHYVDKVIMGGRLYFSTSVSKSHYSSEEEVKLKVTAEYAGAFSSVKAESESNWKTLDQKWQQNRSVTVQATGGDDSILDALKPAFGQWKGDAFKTWNASLEQKPGIVDFKLAPISQLFPGDQVDEVALALKKYINGGIVAKAIVLPSHDRDYVVHANTSISFASRVVPVLDTMPKPPTSETWMAGAQLVLFDASTHQILLNKTLYAESMGRQVTDMYDRLYAEVAKFDEKAQEYYCALSIFGVFAPLFPRAKLAAWLDSCGAKMEQWKLLAGYSASDSGFVSYCMVGRSGQSGGAQEDLKLVPAGRVRANYEAVSRYFIYGKKMLSTTDGTHDADEELQEEEA, from the coding sequence ATGCATACCGAATCAACTCAGAAAAGTAACAGTGGCGACGCTATCGAATCCATCCCCGGCTATGCCTTGGTTGGCTACGGCTTCGACATCTTCAAGGCTTACGATCAAAATTCCATCATCAAGGCATTATTCAAGATCGGCGACAAAGGCGGATCATCCATCACCCTCGGCGACAAGAGCTATGCAGTCCCGGAAAACATCTCCCATATCCCAACTGTCGGCAAAGTAGGCAACACCTACCTGTTTTCTTCGCGCGAAAAAGTACAGAAACATTTTTCCACTAAAGCGGATATTGAAGCATCTGCATTCGGTTTTTCCGGGCACATCGAAGCCTCGTATTCCCACACATCCAAATCCAATCAGGACTATTTTTACGCGCTCACCGAAACGTCCAGCACGGCCTACTCACTCTCGTTGCGAGATGATTCCGAAGAGATGCTGACGGACAGCTTCGCCAAGGAAATGAAAAAGCTGCCAAAAAAATTCACCCCTGAGAACCAGAACACTTTCTTTGCTTTCTTCCGCAAACACGGCAGCCACTACGTGGACAAGGTCATCATGGGCGGTCGCCTGTATTTTTCCACCTCGGTCAGCAAGAGCCATTATTCCTCCGAGGAAGAAGTCAAGCTGAAAGTAACTGCCGAATACGCCGGAGCATTCTCTTCGGTCAAGGCAGAATCCGAAAGCAACTGGAAAACGCTGGACCAAAAGTGGCAACAAAACCGATCCGTCACAGTGCAGGCTACGGGCGGCGACGACTCCATTCTTGATGCACTCAAACCGGCCTTCGGCCAGTGGAAAGGCGACGCCTTCAAAACTTGGAACGCCTCGCTGGAACAGAAGCCGGGTATCGTCGATTTCAAACTTGCGCCAATCTCGCAACTGTTCCCTGGCGACCAGGTTGATGAGGTTGCCCTGGCACTAAAAAAGTATATCAATGGCGGCATCGTAGCCAAGGCCATCGTCCTGCCCTCGCACGATCGCGACTACGTGGTGCACGCCAACACCTCGATTTCCTTCGCCAGTCGCGTAGTACCAGTGCTTGATACCATGCCCAAACCACCGACCTCGGAGACTTGGATGGCTGGTGCGCAACTGGTGCTTTTCGACGCCAGCACACATCAGATACTGCTCAACAAGACCCTCTACGCAGAATCCATGGGCCGCCAGGTCACGGACATGTACGATCGTCTATATGCAGAAGTCGCAAAGTTCGACGAAAAAGCGCAGGAATACTATTGTGCGCTGTCGATCTTCGGCGTATTTGCACCGCTCTTCCCGAGAGCAAAACTGGCAGCCTGGCTCGATAGTTGCGGCGCCAAGATGGAGCAATGGAAGCTCCTGGCCGGCTACAGCGCGAGCGATTCCGGCTTTGTTTCCTACTGCATGGTCGGCAGAAGTGGGCAAAGCGGCGGCGCCCAGGAAGATCTCAAGCTGGTTCCGGCTGGACGCGTTCGCGCCAACTACGAAGCCGTCTCACGCTACTTCATCTACGGCAAAAAAATGCTCAGCACAACGGACGGCACCCACGACGCGGACGAAGAGCTGCAAGAGGAAGAGGCTTGA
- a CDS encoding glycosyltransferase, which translates to MKPVVLLVSQAGQRTGLARVTCGIAVHLAPYCDMHVLGIDCFDPQQTGLMAAGWTLHHNPLGYDVFAEMRLEQLLDTLQPDTVVLYNDVGVIERYFHALDCARHRSKVIGYCPVDGEFAHPDAVAPLLRLDALAVFTEFGRNAICKAAAHIGLASRAVFQNISVIPHGLDLDDFHPCPPDQPDHARRRAARCALLPGELQAWDGFWVLNANRNQPRKRLDLTLEGFARFAAGKPDDVRLYLHTGMQEIGIDILRYAEILGISRRLLLTRRDGQHPDCSSHHLNLIYNACDVGVNTAIGEGWGLVSCEHGATMSAQIVPRHSACAEIWHGAALLMEPAATVCGIMLQGRVIDPDNLADALQRLYDDPEQRRQLAKAAHARVNNAAYRWPQVAAQWNSLLNLCNQPANL; encoded by the coding sequence TTGAAGCCAGTCGTTCTCCTCGTCAGCCAGGCCGGTCAAAGAACCGGCCTGGCGCGCGTGACCTGCGGCATCGCGGTGCATCTGGCCCCGTATTGCGACATGCACGTGCTGGGGATCGATTGTTTCGATCCCCAGCAGACCGGCCTGATGGCTGCAGGCTGGACCTTGCATCACAATCCGCTCGGCTACGACGTGTTCGCAGAAATGCGCCTGGAGCAACTGCTCGATACCTTGCAACCCGATACGGTCGTTCTTTACAACGACGTAGGTGTGATAGAACGTTACTTCCACGCGCTCGACTGCGCCCGCCATCGCAGCAAGGTGATCGGCTATTGCCCGGTGGACGGTGAATTTGCCCATCCTGATGCGGTCGCACCATTACTGCGTTTGGACGCACTGGCGGTGTTTACCGAGTTTGGACGAAACGCCATCTGCAAGGCCGCCGCACACATCGGCCTTGCCTCCCGGGCGGTATTCCAAAATATATCCGTCATTCCGCACGGACTCGATCTGGACGACTTCCATCCTTGCCCCCCAGACCAACCTGACCATGCCCGCCGACGCGCCGCACGTTGCGCCCTGCTGCCCGGAGAACTGCAAGCATGGGACGGTTTCTGGGTGCTCAACGCCAATCGCAATCAACCGCGCAAGCGTCTCGACCTGACGCTGGAAGGCTTCGCCCGCTTCGCTGCTGGCAAGCCCGATGACGTGCGCCTGTACCTGCATACAGGCATGCAAGAAATCGGCATCGATATCCTGCGTTATGCCGAGATCCTCGGCATCAGCAGGCGCCTGTTACTTACTCGCCGCGACGGCCAGCACCCCGACTGCTCATCTCACCACCTCAATCTGATCTACAACGCCTGCGATGTTGGCGTCAACACGGCCATCGGCGAAGGCTGGGGTCTGGTCAGCTGCGAGCATGGCGCCACCATGAGTGCGCAAATTGTTCCCCGTCACAGTGCGTGTGCCGAAATCTGGCACGGTGCGGCGCTGCTGATGGAACCGGCTGCGACGGTGTGCGGCATCATGCTGCAGGGTCGCGTGATTGATCCCGATAACCTGGCCGATGCCTTGCAACGACTCTACGATGACCCCGAGCAACGGCGCCAACTGGCAAAAGCCGCCCATGCGCGCGTGAACAACGCAGCCTACCGCTGGCCGCAAGTCGCTGCACAATGGAACTCATTGCTGAACCTGTGCAATCAACCGGCCAACCTGTAG